In Deinococcus betulae, one DNA window encodes the following:
- a CDS encoding amidohydrolase family protein, with product MTMPDALTPRLLVCDVLYTGMGGAQSPGAVVVAGQTVAATGAPDALRAAYPHAREERVPGVIAPPPVNAHTHLDMSDYAFQALPYFRWLPEVVIAQRKRRGVAGAVAGADRLAALGAGGVGDIVNIPGVMDALLPREDLSGVLYAEVLGTFPEQADERFAAVRAQVEAWRRLERPGGLRVGLSPHTPFTVSHRLMRLVTDYAAGEGLPLQIHVAEHPAEGELFETGGGPLWEHRLPAYYPADFAEIIGRAPELGLTPVRYLDELGVLAARPTLVHMVNVTSDDIARVARAGSPVVTCPRSNYHLGCGTFPWTAFAVAGVEVALGTDSVASGETLDVRDEVQFAQTIYPTLDPRLIVRAAVKGGHRVLGTSTPVLRRGEAWHESSIWSVRAG from the coding sequence ATGACCATGCCGGACGCCCTGACCCCCCGCCTCCTTGTCTGCGACGTGCTGTACACCGGGATGGGGGGTGCCCAGTCGCCAGGGGCGGTGGTGGTGGCCGGGCAAACGGTGGCAGCCACCGGCGCGCCGGACGCCCTACGTGCCGCTTACCCCCACGCCCGCGAGGAACGCGTGCCCGGCGTGATTGCGCCGCCGCCTGTCAACGCCCATACCCACCTCGACATGAGTGACTACGCTTTTCAGGCGCTGCCCTACTTCCGCTGGCTGCCGGAGGTCGTGATCGCCCAGCGCAAGCGGCGTGGGGTGGCTGGCGCGGTGGCCGGCGCTGACCGGCTGGCAGCCCTGGGCGCCGGTGGCGTGGGCGACATTGTGAATATTCCAGGCGTCATGGACGCGCTGCTGCCCCGTGAAGACCTGAGCGGCGTGCTGTACGCCGAGGTGCTGGGCACCTTCCCGGAGCAGGCGGACGAACGCTTCGCGGCGGTACGGGCCCAGGTGGAGGCCTGGCGCCGCCTGGAACGGCCCGGCGGCCTGCGCGTGGGCTTATCGCCTCACACGCCCTTTACGGTCAGTCACCGCCTGATGCGCCTGGTGACCGACTACGCGGCGGGCGAGGGCCTGCCCCTACAAATCCACGTTGCCGAACATCCTGCCGAAGGAGAACTCTTTGAAACCGGCGGCGGCCCACTCTGGGAACACCGCCTCCCGGCTTACTACCCCGCCGACTTTGCCGAGATCATCGGCCGTGCCCCCGAACTAGGCCTGACGCCAGTGCGGTATCTGGACGAACTGGGCGTGCTGGCCGCCCGGCCGACCCTGGTGCACATGGTCAACGTCACGTCAGACGATATTGCCCGTGTGGCCCGCGCGGGCAGCCCAGTCGTGACCTGCCCGCGCAGCAACTATCACCTGGGCTGCGGCACCTTTCCCTGGACCGCGTTTGCCGTCGCCGGGGTCGAGGTGGCCCTGGGCACCGATTCTGTGGCCAGCGGCGAAACGCTGGATGTCCGTGATGAGGTCCAGTTTGCCCAGACTATTTACCCCACCCTTGATCCTCGCCTGATAGTGCGGGCAGCGGTCAAGGGTGGGCACCGGGTGCTGGGCACCTCCACCCCCGTCCTGCGGCGAGGAGAAGCCTGGCACGAAAGCTCTATCTGGTCGGTCAGGGCTGGCTGA
- a CDS encoding diguanylate cyclase, which yields MSALALAPQQPLTLLEDAWSLRDTAPDLARQMAQTDGRFVDGHPSPEAGVLLAYLNWRAGHLSRAVSQVGAALLDLRAQAAGPWLMRALNLLAALHSRLGQRDQAAALYEEQLGLSRVVGDPECTAIAQHDLGVTLRASDPVRARAHVAGALETFQALGNLYAAAVAQLHLVRFDREAGDLSAAQATLEQVLACPLLGQHPALAAAAYAEELTVARALDQPERVKRARRHLRELCAAHDHPELHITAALALSVGAQPAAALAVLTPAVAAARVLGVNGSLPTLLERVAEAQAALGQHQDAVASLCEVLTLERELHHAERRQGFRMLDVLHRFHHLEAAAQEQQRYTAELQSHLRDLQTLNARIRELSRIDGLTRLHNRDYLFQEGGRLAELCSAQTPLSAAMLDIYHFKWVNDTWGHQLGDAVLQRLAQMLRAVAEPGDIVARYGGEEFVMLRPGRQDALRASCQALQGAVRAHAWGELRPGLRVTLSIGVADTEANDFDALLGEADRRLYRVKSSGRNAICAAD from the coding sequence ATGTCGGCCCTCGCCCTTGCCCCTCAACAGCCGCTGACCCTGCTGGAAGACGCCTGGTCGCTGCGGGACACGGCCCCGGACCTCGCCCGCCAGATGGCTCAGACGGACGGGCGATTTGTGGACGGTCACCCGAGCCCCGAAGCAGGGGTGCTGCTCGCCTACCTCAACTGGCGGGCCGGGCACCTGAGCCGTGCCGTGTCGCAGGTGGGCGCCGCCCTGCTGGACCTGCGCGCGCAGGCGGCTGGCCCCTGGCTGATGCGCGCCCTGAATCTGCTGGCGGCCTTGCACAGTCGCCTGGGCCAGCGCGACCAGGCCGCTGCCCTGTACGAGGAACAGCTGGGCCTGTCGCGCGTGGTGGGGGACCCGGAATGCACCGCCATCGCGCAGCATGATCTGGGGGTGACGTTGCGGGCCAGCGACCCGGTCCGGGCCCGCGCCCATGTGGCCGGCGCCCTGGAGACCTTTCAGGCGCTGGGCAACCTGTATGCGGCGGCGGTGGCGCAGCTGCACCTGGTCCGCTTTGACCGCGAAGCTGGCGACCTGTCGGCCGCGCAGGCCACGCTGGAGCAGGTGCTGGCCTGCCCGCTGCTGGGCCAGCATCCGGCCCTGGCCGCCGCCGCCTACGCCGAGGAACTCACGGTGGCGCGGGCGCTGGATCAGCCTGAGCGGGTGAAGCGGGCGCGCCGCCACTTGCGAGAGCTGTGCGCGGCCCACGACCACCCCGAACTGCACATCACAGCGGCCCTGGCGCTCAGTGTGGGTGCCCAGCCAGCGGCTGCGCTGGCCGTGCTGACGCCAGCGGTGGCGGCGGCGCGCGTCCTGGGAGTCAACGGCAGCCTGCCCACCCTGCTCGAACGGGTGGCCGAGGCCCAGGCGGCGCTGGGACAGCATCAGGACGCGGTGGCGTCGCTGTGCGAGGTGCTGACCCTAGAACGCGAGCTGCACCACGCCGAGCGCCGACAGGGCTTCCGCATGCTGGACGTGCTGCACCGCTTTCATCACCTGGAGGCGGCAGCCCAGGAGCAGCAGCGCTACACCGCCGAGTTGCAGAGCCATCTGCGCGACCTGCAAACCCTGAACGCCCGTATCCGGGAACTGAGCCGCATTGACGGCCTGACGCGGCTGCACAACCGCGACTATCTGTTTCAGGAGGGGGGCCGCCTGGCCGAACTGTGCAGTGCGCAGACCCCGCTCTCGGCGGCCATGCTGGATATCTACCATTTCAAGTGGGTCAACGACACCTGGGGGCATCAGCTGGGAGACGCCGTCTTGCAGCGCTTGGCCCAGATGCTGCGCGCCGTGGCTGAGCCAGGGGACATCGTGGCGCGGTACGGCGGCGAAGAGTTTGTGATGCTGCGCCCAGGACGGCAGGACGCGCTGCGGGCCAGCTGTCAGGCCCTGCAGGGGGCTGTGCGCGCCCACGCCTGGGGTGAGCTGCGTCCTGGGCTGCGCGTCACCCTGAGTATTGGGGTCGCCGACACCGAGGCCAACGACTTCGATGCGCTGCTGGGCGAGGCCGACCGCCGCCTGTACCGCGTGAAATCAAGCGGCCGCAATGCCATCTGCGCGGCAGACTGA
- a CDS encoding polyprenyl synthetase family protein, producing the protein MRPELLARVLTLLPDQAARPELRDYYALLRDYPQRGGKGIRSELLLASTRAHGVQESGPDWEAALWLAAALELFQNWVLIHDDIEDDSEERRGQPALHRQHGAPLAINAGDGLHAYMWAAVHRAGVPGAMEAFLDMIHRTAEGQHLDLCWVERREWGLHEADYLEMVRLKTAYYTVVVPLQLGALAAGTAPHDGFTAAGLALGTAFQIRDDVLNLQGDPAKYGKEIGGDLLEGKRTLIVLRWLEGAPPAQREVFLDQMRRDRPAKDPAQIAQIHAWLLASGCVTGAQTFADQQAQVGLQALSDALEGAPDQQAAAELLGTVRTLASREA; encoded by the coding sequence ATGCGCCCCGAACTGCTGGCCCGCGTGCTGACCCTGCTGCCCGACCAGGCCGCCCGCCCAGAACTGCGCGACTACTACGCCCTGCTGCGCGACTACCCGCAGCGGGGCGGCAAGGGCATTCGCAGTGAGCTGCTGCTGGCCAGTACCCGCGCCCACGGCGTTCAGGAAAGCGGCCCAGACTGGGAAGCGGCCCTGTGGCTGGCCGCCGCCCTGGAACTGTTTCAGAACTGGGTCCTAATTCACGACGACATCGAAGACGACAGTGAAGAGCGCCGGGGCCAGCCCGCGCTGCACCGCCAACACGGCGCCCCCCTGGCCATCAACGCGGGCGACGGCCTACACGCCTATATGTGGGCCGCTGTTCACCGCGCGGGGGTGCCGGGAGCCATGGAGGCCTTTCTGGACATGATTCATCGCACCGCCGAGGGCCAGCACCTTGACCTGTGCTGGGTAGAGCGCCGCGAGTGGGGCCTGCACGAGGCCGACTATCTGGAGATGGTGCGCCTGAAAACTGCGTACTACACCGTCGTGGTGCCGCTGCAACTGGGGGCGCTGGCGGCTGGCACTGCGCCCCACGACGGCTTTACGGCGGCCGGGCTGGCGCTGGGCACGGCCTTTCAGATTCGGGACGACGTGCTGAACCTGCAGGGCGACCCGGCCAAATACGGCAAGGAGATCGGCGGCGACCTGCTGGAAGGTAAACGCACCCTGATTGTGCTGCGCTGGCTGGAAGGCGCCCCGCCCGCACAGCGCGAGGTGTTTCTGGACCAGATGCGCCGGGACCGCCCGGCCAAAGACCCGGCCCAGATTGCCCAGATTCATGCCTGGCTCCTGGCCAGCGGCTGCGTGACCGGCGCCCAGACTTTCGCTGACCAACAGGCGCAGGTGGGCTTGCAGGCGCTGAGCGACGCCCTTGAGGGCGCGCCGGACCAGCAGGCCGCCGCCGAACTGCTGGGGACAGTGCGGACCCTCGCCAGCCGCGAGGCCTGA
- a CDS encoding N-formylglutamate amidohydrolase — MTPDLDALLIVTPHSSGHLPADVLRDMLGEAAFDAPTREAFLRRIFLDGDPYTDLLYHVPGARHANAPWSRFAADLNRDRDDRVDNGVLKLTGFDRQSLYPAGFTLTEAAREARLRRLWDTFDALVAAELAGARLMIVGHSMAPSGPALSHDTGTPRPAICLMPGTSDAPSFPIAQWDALRHACETAFAEVIAASPDPRVTIGEPWATDTLSLNHSRRSGVPAFGIEFNAGLYLRGGEPVDGAIRALNRAFTEFARTALTLVS; from the coding sequence ATGACGCCTGACCTGGACGCCCTGCTGATCGTCACGCCGCATTCGTCTGGCCACCTGCCCGCCGACGTGCTGCGCGACATGCTGGGTGAGGCCGCCTTTGACGCCCCCACGCGCGAGGCCTTTTTGCGCCGCATCTTTCTGGACGGCGACCCCTACACCGACCTGCTGTACCACGTGCCTGGCGCGCGCCACGCCAATGCCCCCTGGAGCCGCTTTGCCGCTGACCTCAACCGCGACCGGGATGACCGGGTGGACAACGGCGTCCTCAAGTTGACTGGGTTTGACCGTCAGTCCCTCTATCCGGCCGGATTCACGCTGACCGAGGCGGCGCGCGAGGCCCGGTTGCGCCGCCTCTGGGACACCTTTGATGCACTGGTGGCGGCCGAATTGGCAGGCGCCCGCCTGATGATTGTGGGCCACAGCATGGCGCCCAGTGGGCCGGCGCTCAGCCACGACACCGGTACGCCCCGGCCGGCGATCTGCCTGATGCCCGGCACGTCCGACGCGCCGAGCTTCCCAATCGCGCAGTGGGACGCTCTGCGCCACGCCTGCGAAACAGCTTTTGCTGAGGTGATTGCGGCCAGCCCCGACCCGCGCGTGACGATTGGTGAGCCGTGGGCCACCGATACCCTGAGCCTCAACCACAGCCGGCGCAGTGGTGTTCCTGCCTTCGGAATTGAGTTCAATGCAGGGCTCTATCTGCGGGGCGGTGAGCCTGTGGACGGCGCCATCCGCGCCCTCAACCGCGCCTTCACAGAGTTCGCCCGCACCGCCCTGACCCTGGTGTCCTGA